In Natrinema amylolyticum, the DNA window GCCATCCGATCCTGAGCAAGCTATTGTATCCGCTGGGCTTCATCTACATCATCATCGGCGGCTACCAGCTCTACACGGAGAACACGCTGCCGCCGGTCGCGCTGACCTTAGAGCGGCTGGCCAGCGTCCCCGCACTGTTGCGCCACTGGACGATCGTCCTCGCTGGCAACTTCGCCGGCGGCGCGCTCGGCGCGCTCGCGCTGTCCTACGGCGGCGTCTTCGACGACGACTCGGCGGCCGCAGCGATGGACCTCGCGCGACACGGCGTCGAGACGCCGTGGTGGACGCTGTTCTCGAAGGCGGCCTTCGCCGGTCTGATCGTCGCCGGCGTCGTCTGGATCGTCTACGCCTCCCGGGACACGATCTCGCGGCTGGTCGTCGTCTACATGGCCTTCCTCGCGATCCCGCTCGGGGACCTGTTCCACGTCGTCGTCTCCTTTACCGAGATGCTGTACATGGTCTTCGCCGGGGAACTGGCCATCTTCGTCGGCATGACTGAGTTCGTTCTCCCGGTCCTGCTGGGTAACACCATCGGCGGGATCGTTCTCGTGACGGTCGTCAATTACTTCCAGACCAGCGAACACCGCCTCGAGTCGGCCCGATTCGAAGGGGCCGACCGCCAGCTCTCGATCCGGGAGTGGCTGCTGGGCAGCTACGCCGGCCGTTCTTACGTGCCGCTGATCGACACCGCGGAGGCCCACGCGAGCGAGAACGGCGACTATCGGGTCCTCGTGCCGATTGCCAACCCCCGGACCGAGTCGACGATCGTCGACCTCGCCTGCAGGTTGGCCAGCGGCCACGAGAACGCGACAGTGCACGCCGTTCACATCGTCCAGATGCCCGGCCGTGCGTCCATGCGGTACGGTGCCGGCCAGACCGAACGGATCGTCTCCGAGTCCGAACAGCGGATGGAGAGCATCCGGAACCGGGCGGACTCCTACGACGTCGACTGCGAGACGTCGACCGTCGTTTCTCACCGCTCGTTCGAGGACGTCTTCGACACCGCGGAACGCGAACGCGCCGACCTCGTGGTGCTCGGCTGGGGAGAGGACCGGCCGTGGGGCCAGGGACGCGCCGAAGGCCGGATGAGTGAACTGACCAGCAACCTCCCCTGTGACTTCCTCATCCTCAAGGATCGGGACCTGGACACCTCGCGGATTCTGCTCCCGACCGCCGGCGGCCCGGACTCGGATCTGAGTGCCGAGGTCGCGCGCACGCTTCGGGATCGTTCCGGAGCCGAAATCACGCTGCAACACGTCGTCGCCAGCCCGGAGGACCGGGAGCGCGGCGAGCAGTTCCTCGAGGAGTGGGCCGCCGAACACGGCCTCGAGGACGCCGAGATCGTCGTCGACGACTCCGGCGACGTCGAACGTGCGATCTGCCGGCAGTCCAGGGATCACTCGCTCGTTCTCATCGGCGCGACCGAGGAGGGCGT includes these proteins:
- a CDS encoding formate/nitrite transporter family protein, encoding MSDSDSPDQERTNREPPGRGHRTDDSSEQEQVREAVERSRSGAPAVGAVVRDRFSSDEIFQRIVAAADEEVTSGGRELFFSGLAAGFAITITFLLYATLTASTDGHPILSKLLYPLGFIYIIIGGYQLYTENTLPPVALTLERLASVPALLRHWTIVLAGNFAGGALGALALSYGGVFDDDSAAAAMDLARHGVETPWWTLFSKAAFAGLIVAGVVWIVYASRDTISRLVVVYMAFLAIPLGDLFHVVVSFTEMLYMVFAGELAIFVGMTEFVLPVLLGNTIGGIVLVTVVNYFQTSEHRLESARFEGADRQLSIREWLLGSYAGRSYVPLIDTAEAHASENGDYRVLVPIANPRTESTIVDLACRLASGHENATVHAVHIVQMPGRASMRYGAGQTERIVSESEQRMESIRNRADSYDVDCETSTVVSHRSFEDVFDTAERERADLVVLGWGEDRPWGQGRAEGRMSELTSNLPCDFLILKDRDLDTSRILLPTAGGPDSDLSAEVARTLRDRSGAEITLQHVVASPEDRERGEQFLEEWAAEHGLEDAEIVVDDSGDVERAICRQSRDHSLVLIGATEEGVISRLVSDSLHMDVVNEVDSSVLLAERPSERTVIQRLFGHW